One window of Methanothermobacter tenebrarum genomic DNA carries:
- a CDS encoding acetolactate synthase large subunit, with amino-acid sequence MNGGQAIVQALLDEGVETVFGYPGGAVLPLYDVLYDSELKHILVRHEQCAAHAADGYARASGKVGVCMATSGPGATNLVTGIATAYMDSSPIIAIAGQVATQLIGNDAFQEVDMLGITMPITKHSFRPNNPNDIPRIIKSSFKIAKTGRPGPVVIDLPKDIQEAELDEYIDKPFKLPGYKPTLKGHPLQIKRAADAIINAKKPVILAGGGVIISGASKELKRLAKTIKAPVTTTLLGKGSFPEDHPYSLGMLGMHGRKVANLTVNECDCLIAIGCRFSDRTTGNIAEFAPNAKIIHIDIDPAEIGKNVEVDIPIVGDAKKVLQDILKILEKEDINSQKREWIEKTIKFRNKCMPRLSFDKEIPLKPQQVIKEIMETINDDTIVTTDVGQNQMWMAHFYTSKKPRRFISSGGLGTMGFGFPAAMGAKMALPEEDVVAVCGDGGFLMVSQDLATLREYDIPITICIMDNRHLGMVAQWQRLFYDERMSHTYLGEVPDFVKLAEAYKIDAEKVEKPGEVKEALKRAIKSGGPTIIDIVIDPMEILPMVPPGCGLTEIVGEYKVESEPIKKGKVEGE; translated from the coding sequence ATGAATGGAGGACAAGCAATAGTCCAGGCACTTCTAGATGAAGGAGTAGAAACAGTATTCGGATACCCGGGCGGGGCAGTGCTCCCATTATATGATGTACTATATGATTCAGAACTCAAACACATCCTGGTAAGACACGAACAATGCGCAGCCCACGCAGCAGATGGATACGCCAGGGCCTCAGGGAAAGTGGGTGTATGCATGGCCACATCAGGCCCCGGGGCAACAAACCTCGTAACAGGGATTGCAACAGCCTACATGGACTCATCACCGATAATAGCAATAGCTGGACAAGTCGCAACACAACTTATCGGTAATGACGCATTCCAAGAAGTAGACATGCTCGGCATAACAATGCCCATCACAAAGCACAGCTTCAGACCAAACAACCCAAATGACATACCACGGATAATAAAATCAAGTTTCAAAATAGCAAAAACGGGAAGACCAGGACCTGTCGTGATAGACCTTCCAAAGGATATACAAGAAGCTGAATTAGACGAATACATAGACAAACCCTTCAAATTACCAGGATATAAACCCACATTAAAAGGCCACCCATTACAGATAAAAAGGGCCGCAGATGCTATCATAAACGCCAAAAAGCCTGTTATATTAGCCGGCGGCGGTGTCATAATATCGGGCGCGTCAAAAGAACTTAAAAGATTAGCAAAGACCATAAAAGCCCCGGTGACAACAACACTTTTAGGGAAAGGCTCATTCCCAGAAGACCACCCATACTCACTTGGAATGCTAGGCATGCACGGCCGAAAAGTCGCAAACTTAACAGTGAACGAATGCGACTGCCTAATAGCGATAGGATGCAGATTCTCAGACCGTACAACAGGAAACATAGCAGAATTCGCACCAAACGCCAAAATAATACACATTGACATAGACCCCGCAGAAATAGGAAAAAACGTAGAAGTGGATATACCAATCGTTGGCGACGCCAAAAAAGTCCTCCAGGACATCCTAAAAATACTAGAAAAAGAGGATATAAACTCGCAGAAGAGAGAATGGATCGAAAAAACCATAAAATTCCGCAACAAATGCATGCCAAGACTATCATTCGACAAAGAAATCCCACTAAAACCTCAACAGGTCATAAAGGAGATAATGGAAACCATAAACGATGATACCATTGTAACAACAGATGTTGGCCAGAACCAGATGTGGATGGCCCACTTCTACACCTCAAAGAAGCCTAGGAGATTCATATCATCAGGCGGCCTTGGGACAATGGGCTTCGGATTCCCAGCTGCAATGGGGGCGAAAATGGCCCTACCAGAAGAAGACGTGGTGGCAGTATGTGGTGACGGCGGCTTCCTCATGGTGTCACAAGACCTCGCAACCCTTAGAGAATATGATATACCCATCACAATTTGTATCATGGACAACCGACACCTAGGGATGGTGGCCCAATGGCAAAGATTATTTTATGATGAGAGAATGTCACACACATACCTTGGTGAAGTACCAGACTTTGTCAAACTAGCAGAAGCATACAAAATAGACGCTGAAAAGGTGGAAAAACCTGGAGAAGTTAAAGAAGCCCTGAAAAGGGCTATAAAGTCTGGGGGTCCCACTATTATTGATATAGTAATAGACCCCATGGAAATACTCCCAATGGTACCCCCTGGATGCGGGCTTACCGAGATAGTGGGTGAATATAAAGTAGAATCAGAACCCATCAAAAAAGGGAAAGTGGAGGGGGAATAA
- the purD gene encoding phosphoribosylamine--glycine ligase produces the protein MKILVVGTGAREHAICKSLEGEAEIYSFMSNKNPGITRIVKDFKLGDETDTEKVKDFAIEKNIDIAFIGPEAPLEKGIVDKLLATGIETIGPTADAARIETDKAFMRILFEKYKIPGSLQYRIFDDYQEVSQFLDDFEGEAVVKPVGLTGGKGVKIVGEHLKDNEEAKKYAKQVIEEKIGGQARVVIEERVTGEEFTLQAFSDGKKLVPMPAVQDHPHAFEGDHGPITGGMGSYSDKNGLLPFLEKKEYDKAVKIMEKTIDALDKETGPYKGILYGQFMLTRDGPRIIEYNARFGDPEAMNVLPLLETNMVNICEDIINTQLKTAKFKKLATVCKYIVPKGYPDKGEAGKPLKIDEKRIKSEGADIYYASVNEKDGKIYTTSSRAVALVALAEDIYTAEQTCENATKFVKGDVYHRRDIGTRELIQKRINHIKQIKK, from the coding sequence ATGAAGATCTTGGTAGTGGGTACAGGAGCCCGAGAACATGCCATATGCAAATCACTAGAAGGCGAAGCCGAAATATATTCCTTCATGAGTAACAAGAATCCTGGGATAACACGTATCGTGAAAGATTTCAAATTAGGGGATGAAACAGACACTGAAAAGGTTAAAGATTTTGCAATCGAAAAAAATATTGATATAGCATTCATCGGACCAGAAGCCCCACTAGAAAAGGGCATAGTAGATAAGCTACTTGCCACTGGCATTGAAACAATAGGCCCCACGGCTGACGCCGCCAGGATAGAAACCGACAAAGCCTTCATGCGAATACTCTTCGAAAAATACAAGATCCCGGGTTCACTCCAATATAGAATATTTGACGATTACCAAGAAGTCAGCCAATTCCTGGACGATTTTGAAGGCGAAGCAGTGGTAAAACCCGTAGGACTCACAGGGGGGAAAGGGGTTAAAATCGTAGGAGAACACCTAAAAGACAATGAAGAAGCGAAAAAATACGCCAAACAGGTGATAGAAGAAAAAATCGGCGGTCAGGCGAGGGTAGTTATCGAAGAGAGAGTTACAGGAGAAGAATTCACCCTCCAAGCATTCTCTGATGGTAAAAAATTAGTCCCAATGCCAGCAGTCCAAGACCATCCACACGCATTCGAAGGCGACCACGGGCCAATAACAGGGGGAATGGGATCCTACTCAGACAAAAACGGACTACTACCATTCCTAGAAAAGAAAGAATATGACAAGGCAGTTAAAATAATGGAAAAAACCATAGACGCACTAGATAAAGAGACAGGCCCATATAAGGGGATACTATATGGACAGTTCATGTTAACCCGTGACGGACCACGCATTATAGAATACAACGCCCGCTTCGGAGACCCAGAAGCCATGAACGTCCTACCATTACTCGAAACCAACATGGTCAACATATGCGAAGACATAATCAACACCCAATTAAAAACAGCCAAATTCAAAAAACTGGCAACAGTCTGCAAGTACATAGTACCCAAAGGATACCCCGACAAGGGAGAAGCCGGAAAACCACTAAAAATAGATGAAAAAAGGATAAAAAGTGAAGGTGCTGACATCTACTATGCTTCAGTGAACGAAAAGGATGGTAAAATATACACAACATCATCAAGGGCCGTGGCACTAGTTGCACTAGCAGAAGACATCTACACAGCAGAACAAACATGTGAAAACGCCACAAAATTCGTCAAAGGAGACGTATATCACCGAAGAGATATCGGGACAAGAGAACTTATCCAAAAAAGAATCAATCACATCAAACAGATAAAAAAATAA
- a CDS encoding MgtC/SapB family protein, with the protein MESLILRILISLGIGALIGIERERRRKNSEFAGIRTFMLMALLGTLSVYVSEVFPYFLIVAFIGLVALIVASYIMSTKDDGDIGLTSEVAALLTFVLGAICGWGDGYKLAPVVAIIITVLLALKKYLHLFARRISEREMIDTLKFLVVAFVILPLLPNTYMGPFNVFNPYQIWLMVVFISGISYAGYIAMKIIGPERGLSITGIIGGLVSSTAVVTAMAGRVKESEGVMRAALFASVVASSMMFFRILFEVMVINPGLLTFLSLPLFTMGIIGIALGLGLLRSPNANVKSEVKLKNPFSLKPAFIFGALFMVILFAAKAANIYIGNMGVYLAGLISGIADVDAITVSMAILSRNNIISPYTAITTITLASISNTLVKLGIALLFGTKNFGKKIGMIFATMILAGLIIIVLVGLHYQGVMILSW; encoded by the coding sequence ATGGAATCTTTGATTTTAAGGATCCTTATATCCCTTGGCATCGGCGCCCTTATTGGTATTGAGAGGGAAAGACGTAGAAAAAATTCTGAATTTGCGGGTATACGGACTTTCATGTTAATGGCTCTCTTAGGGACATTATCGGTTTATGTTTCAGAAGTTTTCCCATATTTTCTGATTGTGGCATTCATAGGACTTGTTGCCCTTATAGTTGCCAGCTATATTATGAGTACGAAGGATGATGGTGATATTGGACTTACAAGCGAAGTTGCGGCGCTTTTGACATTTGTGCTTGGCGCCATCTGTGGGTGGGGTGATGGTTACAAGCTTGCACCAGTAGTGGCAATTATCATAACAGTATTATTAGCCCTTAAAAAGTATTTACACTTATTCGCCCGGCGCATAAGTGAAAGGGAGATGATAGACACATTAAAATTTCTAGTAGTTGCATTTGTGATATTACCATTACTTCCCAACACTTACATGGGCCCTTTTAATGTTTTTAATCCCTATCAGATATGGTTGATGGTTGTTTTTATTTCAGGTATAAGCTATGCAGGATATATTGCAATGAAGATAATAGGCCCCGAAAGGGGTCTTAGCATTACAGGGATCATCGGGGGTCTTGTATCCAGCACAGCTGTTGTAACGGCCATGGCTGGCCGGGTGAAGGAATCAGAGGGTGTTATGAGGGCTGCTCTATTCGCTTCTGTTGTTGCAAGTTCTATGATGTTTTTCAGGATATTATTCGAGGTCATGGTTATAAACCCTGGATTATTAACATTCCTCTCATTACCACTTTTTACCATGGGGATTATTGGAATAGCCCTTGGTTTAGGTTTGCTTAGAAGTCCGAACGCGAATGTGAAATCTGAAGTGAAATTGAAGAATCCATTTTCACTAAAACCAGCATTTATCTTCGGAGCACTCTTTATGGTGATACTCTTCGCGGCAAAGGCCGCTAATATCTATATAGGGAACATGGGGGTCTATTTAGCCGGTTTAATATCAGGTATTGCCGATGTTGACGCTATCACAGTAAGCATGGCCATTCTCTCTAGGAATAATATAATATCACCGTATACTGCGATAACTACAATAACCCTCGCGAGCATATCCAATACCCTTGTAAAACTTGGAATAGCCTTACTATTTGGCACGAAAAATTTTGGGAAAAAAATAGGGATGATATTTGCTACTATGATACTCGCGGGGCTGATTATAATAGTCCTAGTTGGTCTTCACTACCAGGGGGTTATGATTTTATCATGGTAA
- the argF gene encoding ornithine carbamoyltransferase, with protein MKHLLSVCDMKDKVEYLLDLADKFKNGLIKGKPLKDKYMAMVFEKASTRTRVSFEVGMSQLGGTPLYLSAQDLQLGRGEPIADTARTLSRYVDAIMIRAFRHKDVIELAKNASVPVINGLTDLEHPCQTLADMQTIREYKGDFNRKLAFIGDGNNVCNSLILISAILGMDIYVASPKGYEPDKMIIKKAEKIARGQSMIKITNDPYEAATGADIVYTDVWVSMGHENETKERLKAFRPYQVNKDLMNHAKADAIFMHCLPAKRGQETTSDVIDGPNSVVWDQAENRLHAQKAIMYWLIR; from the coding sequence ATGAAGCACCTACTATCAGTATGCGACATGAAAGACAAGGTAGAATACCTCCTAGACCTTGCAGATAAATTCAAAAACGGTCTGATAAAAGGAAAACCATTAAAGGACAAATACATGGCCATGGTATTCGAGAAAGCCTCCACAAGAACCAGAGTATCATTCGAAGTAGGAATGAGCCAACTAGGAGGAACACCCCTCTATCTATCAGCCCAAGACCTGCAACTAGGAAGGGGTGAACCCATAGCAGATACAGCGCGAACCCTAAGCAGATACGTCGACGCAATAATGATAAGAGCATTCAGACACAAAGATGTTATAGAATTAGCCAAGAACGCATCAGTACCAGTGATTAACGGTTTAACAGACCTTGAACATCCATGCCAAACACTCGCAGACATGCAAACCATAAGAGAATATAAAGGAGATTTCAACCGCAAATTAGCATTTATAGGTGATGGTAACAACGTTTGCAATTCCCTAATTTTAATATCAGCAATTCTTGGAATGGACATCTATGTCGCCTCGCCAAAAGGCTACGAGCCAGATAAGATGATAATAAAAAAGGCTGAAAAAATCGCCAGGGGCCAATCCATGATAAAAATAACCAATGACCCCTACGAGGCCGCGACCGGGGCTGATATTGTATATACTGATGTATGGGTTAGTATGGGCCATGAAAATGAAACAAAAGAACGATTAAAAGCATTCAGACCATACCAGGTGAACAAGGATCTAATGAATCATGCGAAGGCTGATGCCATATTCATGCACTGTTTACCCGCGAAAAGGGGCCAGGAGACAACATCTGATGTGATTGACGGTCCGAATTCAGTAGTATGGGACCAGGCGGAGAATAGACTTCATGCCCAGAAGGCTATCATGTATTGGCTGATAAGATAA
- the argS gene encoding arginine--tRNA ligase has product MIRTLEDLARRSLKKALSTLNYPIVDIRFEEPPTPELGDLATTISFELASKLKKNPVEISKTIIGVVKLPPLFEKVEAKGPYINFFIDYQNFSRKLLDSIDEDYGRLPEKGEKVILEHTSANPNGPLHIGHIRNAIIGDSLARILKFAGYNVETHYYVNDMGRQIAMIVWGLLNLQKGLEDYPGDKWDHKIGRLYYEVNKYLEKNPRLKNEIDELIRSYEKGERESIFQEAVEKCLEGIKKTLKGLYIKHDKFVWESKFVRDGSVQNVLEKLKKTNYIKEDDVLYLDLEDFGIDKELILTRSDGTSLYSTRDLAYHLYKSNKCDIIIDILGSDHKLAVKQLEAAIGLLGGKRPEVIFYEFITLPEGSMSTRRGVFVSVDDLIDEARSRAVKEIKKRRKDLKREEIEDIADKIGVGAIRYYIARLSPEKHLVFKWDEALNFEMGCASIQYAHARACKLLKKALFTDDVEIEGEWSPNELERDLIRLLAKFPGVVRESAENRRVHLIAQYLQELANAFHKFYKFSPVIGSEFEGARLILVDRVKKTIRNGLKLLGIEVPATM; this is encoded by the coding sequence ATGATAAGAACACTTGAAGACTTAGCAAGAAGATCGTTAAAAAAAGCCCTATCAACCCTAAATTATCCAATAGTTGATATAAGATTTGAAGAACCTCCCACTCCCGAACTGGGGGATCTTGCAACAACAATATCATTCGAACTTGCAAGTAAATTAAAAAAGAATCCTGTTGAGATCAGCAAGACCATAATAGGAGTGGTAAAGTTACCCCCATTATTCGAAAAGGTAGAGGCAAAGGGCCCCTATATAAACTTTTTTATAGATTATCAGAATTTTTCAAGGAAACTACTAGACTCCATAGATGAAGATTATGGTAGATTACCCGAAAAAGGCGAGAAGGTCATCCTAGAACACACCTCTGCTAACCCCAACGGACCCTTACATATTGGACATATAAGAAATGCTATTATAGGAGATTCGCTTGCAAGGATACTTAAATTTGCAGGTTATAATGTTGAAACCCATTATTATGTGAATGATATGGGCAGACAGATAGCCATGATAGTATGGGGTCTTCTGAACCTCCAAAAAGGTTTAGAAGATTATCCTGGGGATAAGTGGGATCATAAAATCGGCAGATTATACTATGAGGTCAACAAGTACCTTGAAAAAAATCCAAGATTAAAGAACGAGATTGATGAACTCATAAGATCCTATGAAAAGGGTGAAAGAGAAAGCATATTCCAAGAGGCTGTTGAAAAGTGCTTGGAGGGTATAAAAAAGACACTTAAGGGACTCTATATTAAACATGACAAATTTGTCTGGGAAAGCAAGTTTGTAAGGGACGGGTCGGTGCAAAATGTCCTTGAAAAACTGAAAAAGACCAACTACATCAAAGAAGATGATGTTCTATATTTAGACTTGGAAGATTTTGGCATTGATAAGGAGCTTATATTAACCCGTTCAGATGGCACTTCACTTTACTCCACCCGAGACCTCGCATACCACTTATACAAGTCAAATAAATGTGACATAATCATTGACATCCTCGGATCTGACCATAAATTAGCCGTTAAACAACTAGAGGCGGCTATCGGATTGCTTGGCGGTAAAAGGCCAGAAGTGATATTCTATGAATTCATAACACTCCCAGAAGGTTCAATGTCCACTCGTAGGGGTGTTTTCGTATCAGTAGACGATCTTATAGATGAAGCCAGATCACGGGCAGTCAAAGAAATAAAAAAGAGGAGAAAAGACTTAAAAAGGGAAGAAATTGAGGATATAGCTGATAAGATAGGTGTTGGGGCTATAAGATATTATATTGCAAGATTATCCCCAGAGAAACATCTTGTCTTCAAGTGGGATGAGGCGTTAAATTTTGAAATGGGCTGCGCATCAATCCAATACGCCCATGCAAGGGCGTGTAAATTACTTAAAAAGGCCCTATTCACTGATGATGTTGAGATAGAAGGGGAATGGTCACCTAACGAACTGGAAAGGGACCTTATAAGGTTGTTAGCTAAATTTCCAGGTGTTGTTAGGGAATCCGCGGAAAATAGACGAGTTCATTTAATAGCCCAATACTTGCAAGAGCTTGCAAATGCATTTCACAAATTCTACAAGTTCTCACCGGTAATCGGCTCAGAATTTGAGGGGGCGCGTCTAATCCTAGTTGACAGGGTGAAGAAAACCATCAGGAACGGGCTTAAGCTCCTTGGGATAGAAGTCCCTGCCACGATGTGA
- a CDS encoding signal peptidase I translates to MKDRLELVTYIVILLVAVILSQHMNVVVSGSMEPVFYRGDIVIVQKTDFLGIQEFDPLDAKKGDIIIYNANWFPEPVIHRIIDIKRDENGVYYITKGDNNPVPDPERVRPSQVTARVIKIDNHLLIIPKIGYITLWIKGL, encoded by the coding sequence TTGAAAGATCGTCTGGAACTGGTAACATACATTGTAATATTATTAGTGGCGGTGATACTTTCACAGCATATGAACGTGGTTGTTTCAGGTAGCATGGAGCCTGTATTTTATCGTGGAGACATTGTTATAGTCCAAAAAACTGACTTCCTCGGAATTCAAGAATTCGACCCCTTAGATGCTAAAAAAGGGGATATCATAATATATAATGCTAACTGGTTCCCTGAGCCGGTTATACACAGGATTATAGATATTAAGAGGGATGAGAATGGAGTATATTATATAACTAAGGGTGATAACAATCCTGTTCCAGACCCTGAAAGGGTAAGGCCCTCACAAGTAACGGCTCGTGTGATCAAAATAGACAATCACCTCCTTATAATACCTAAGATAGGATACATAACCTTGTGGATAAAGGGATTATAA
- the hcp gene encoding hydroxylamine reductase, giving the protein MKYRCKVCDYIYDPGRGDPTQGIKPRTPFEDLPEDWVCPICGVGKDQFEPLKEERPRIKPESILMFCYQCSQTARGKACTIRGVCGKEPTVARLQDNLLFAIKGISAYLYHARELGYTDNEVDAFLERGFYSTLTNVNFDPEEFIKLALQAGEMNIKTMKLLKKAHIDNYGEPEPTTVEVGASEGPGIIVTGHSLKALEELLKQTEDEGINIYTHSELLPAHGYPGLKKYEHLKGQLGGPWFDQKETFSKYQVAILGTSNCVLLPKDDYRERMFTCGVAKLPKVEYIEDYDFTPLIDKALELPPLKEEEGKRTFTTGFGASTILSLSNRIKELVEDGKIRRFFLVGGCDSPLPRAKYYREFVSKLPDDTIILTLACGKYRFNDMKLGDIDGIPRLIDLGQCNDAIVAIEIVEALSRLFNMEIDELPLSIVLSWMEQKAAAILWSLLALNMKGMYIGPILPGWANNDIIKFLKENYDLKLIGKPEDDMKEMLG; this is encoded by the coding sequence ATGAAATATCGCTGTAAGGTATGTGACTATATCTATGACCCAGGAAGGGGAGACCCCACCCAGGGTATAAAACCTAGAACACCATTCGAGGATCTCCCCGAAGATTGGGTCTGTCCAATCTGTGGAGTTGGAAAAGACCAATTTGAACCATTAAAAGAAGAAAGGCCCCGGATTAAACCCGAGAGCATCTTAATGTTTTGTTACCAATGTTCTCAGACAGCTAGGGGTAAAGCCTGCACAATAAGGGGTGTTTGCGGGAAAGAGCCGACAGTAGCAAGATTACAGGACAACCTCTTATTCGCGATAAAAGGAATTTCAGCCTATCTTTATCATGCACGAGAACTGGGATATACTGACAATGAAGTGGATGCATTCCTGGAAAGGGGATTTTATTCCACTTTAACAAATGTCAATTTCGATCCAGAGGAATTCATAAAACTTGCACTCCAGGCAGGAGAAATGAACATAAAAACGATGAAACTCCTTAAAAAGGCCCATATAGACAATTATGGCGAACCAGAACCTACAACAGTAGAAGTCGGAGCATCAGAGGGGCCTGGGATTATAGTAACTGGGCATAGTCTAAAAGCACTTGAAGAATTGTTGAAACAAACTGAAGATGAGGGTATAAACATTTACACCCACTCTGAGCTTCTACCAGCACATGGCTACCCTGGCTTGAAAAAATATGAGCACCTAAAGGGGCAACTCGGTGGTCCATGGTTTGATCAAAAAGAGACATTTTCAAAATATCAGGTTGCGATACTTGGAACATCAAACTGTGTACTACTCCCGAAAGATGATTACAGGGAGAGGATGTTCACATGTGGTGTTGCAAAACTTCCAAAAGTAGAATACATTGAAGATTATGATTTCACGCCATTAATCGATAAAGCCCTTGAATTACCACCACTCAAAGAAGAAGAGGGAAAGAGAACATTTACAACTGGTTTCGGCGCTTCAACCATACTATCATTATCTAATAGGATAAAAGAGCTTGTAGAGGATGGTAAGATCAGGAGATTCTTTTTGGTTGGTGGATGCGACTCCCCACTCCCCAGGGCAAAATATTATAGGGAATTTGTAAGTAAACTCCCAGATGATACCATCATATTAACACTCGCTTGTGGAAAATATCGATTCAATGATATGAAACTTGGAGACATAGATGGCATACCACGCTTGATAGATCTTGGCCAATGTAACGATGCTATAGTAGCAATAGAAATCGTGGAAGCCCTCAGCAGATTATTCAACATGGAAATAGATGAACTGCCACTTAGCATAGTTCTTAGTTGGATGGAGCAAAAAGCAGCAGCCATACTCTGGAGCCTACTCGCACTAAACATGAAGGGAATGTACATTGGCCCCATACTCCCTGGGTGGGCTAACAATGACATCATAAAATTCCTAAAAGAAAACTATGATCTGAAGCTTATAGGTAAACCTGAGGATGATATGAAAGAAATGTTAGGGTGA
- a CDS encoding cupin domain-containing protein: MENLKGKVLNLNELVDYQEGAVVSREIIRRDTGTVTIFAFDKGQGLSEHTAPFDAMVQIIDGEAEITISGEKHVLEAGEMIIMPANEPHALYAREPYKMILTMIKS, from the coding sequence TTGGAAAATTTAAAGGGGAAGGTCCTAAATTTGAATGAGCTGGTAGATTATCAAGAGGGTGCGGTGGTAAGTCGTGAAATCATAAGACGTGATACAGGTACGGTTACAATATTCGCATTTGACAAAGGGCAGGGTTTAAGTGAGCATACAGCACCATTTGATGCTATGGTACAGATCATCGATGGTGAAGCCGAGATAACAATAAGTGGCGAAAAACATGTGTTAGAGGCTGGGGAAATGATTATTATGCCAGCCAATGAACCACACGCATTATATGCGAGGGAACCATATAAGATGATACTTACCATGATAAAATCATAA
- the ilvD gene encoding dihydroxy-acid dehydratase, producing MRSDEIKKGFERAPHRSLLRACGLTDEDFKKPFIGIANSYTNIVPGHLHLKSLAEAVKAGVNQAGGIPFEFHTMAICDGIAMNHDGMRYSLASREIIADTVESMIQAHRLDGLILLSSCDKIVPGMLMAAARLNIPTIAVTGGPMFPGECQGKKIDLINVYEGVGAFSEGKIGSGDLEELEKCACPGPGSCAGLFTANSMACLTEALGMSLPGCATLHAVDSKKLQIARLSGARIVEMVKEDLRPADIMSQEAFENAIAVDVALGGSTNTTLHLPAIAAELDNVDVNLDLFDDLSKKIPHIVAISPASENHMIDLERAGGIPAVLKVIEDKINLDVITCTGKTLKENIKDARVKDPNIIRSLDDPIHKEGGIAVLKGNLAPRGSVVKQAAVKDDMLIYNGTAKVFNSEEECVKAIFDGEIEEGSVIVIRYEGPKGGPGMREILNPTSAIAGMGLERVALITDGRFSGGTRGPCIGHVSPEAAEGGPIAALEDGDIIEINIPKRRLNVKLSDDEIKDRLAKVEKPTRKVKGWLRRYRKLATSADKGAILRG from the coding sequence ATGAGAAGTGACGAGATTAAAAAAGGATTTGAAAGAGCCCCTCACCGTTCACTACTGAGGGCTTGCGGATTAACAGATGAAGATTTCAAAAAGCCTTTCATTGGGATAGCGAACAGTTACACTAACATCGTGCCAGGACACCTCCACCTCAAAAGTTTAGCAGAGGCCGTAAAAGCTGGTGTGAACCAAGCAGGTGGTATACCATTCGAATTCCACACCATGGCAATATGTGATGGTATAGCAATGAACCATGATGGAATGCGCTATTCCCTCGCTTCAAGAGAGATAATAGCAGACACTGTTGAAAGCATGATCCAAGCACACCGCCTAGATGGTCTAATACTCCTTTCATCCTGTGATAAGATAGTCCCTGGCATGCTAATGGCCGCAGCCAGACTCAACATCCCAACCATAGCCGTTACAGGAGGGCCCATGTTCCCCGGAGAATGCCAAGGAAAAAAAATCGACCTTATAAACGTATATGAGGGGGTTGGAGCCTTCTCCGAGGGTAAAATAGGCTCCGGTGACCTTGAAGAATTGGAGAAATGTGCCTGTCCAGGGCCTGGCTCATGCGCCGGCCTATTCACCGCAAATAGTATGGCTTGTCTTACCGAGGCCCTTGGTATGAGTCTCCCTGGCTGCGCCACATTACATGCGGTAGACTCTAAAAAATTACAAATCGCACGCCTTTCAGGTGCCAGGATTGTTGAGATGGTTAAAGAGGATCTCCGCCCAGCAGATATAATGAGCCAAGAGGCCTTTGAAAATGCGATTGCTGTGGATGTTGCACTTGGAGGTTCGACAAATACCACACTTCATCTGCCTGCAATCGCAGCCGAACTCGATAATGTTGATGTAAACCTAGACTTATTCGATGATTTAAGCAAGAAAATCCCCCATATAGTAGCGATATCCCCTGCAAGTGAAAATCATATGATAGACCTTGAAAGGGCAGGGGGTATACCGGCCGTATTAAAGGTCATAGAGGACAAGATAAACCTAGACGTGATCACCTGTACTGGTAAAACCTTGAAAGAAAATATAAAGGATGCGAGGGTGAAAGATCCGAATATTATAAGATCATTAGATGATCCCATACACAAGGAGGGTGGTATCGCCGTCTTGAAGGGTAATCTAGCCCCCAGGGGGTCGGTGGTTAAACAAGCTGCCGTGAAAGATGATATGTTAATCTATAATGGAACCGCGAAGGTATTTAACAGCGAGGAAGAATGCGTCAAGGCAATATTTGATGGTGAAATAGAGGAAGGATCAGTAATAGTTATAAGATATGAAGGGCCTAAGGGCGGTCCTGGTATGAGGGAGATACTCAATCCAACCTCGGCCATAGCAGGGATGGGTCTTGAAAGGGTAGCTCTTATAACAGATGGAAGATTCTCAGGGGGTACCAGGGGGCCGTGTATAGGACATGTGTCGCCGGAAGCTGCTGAGGGGGGTCCAATTGCTGCTCTAGAAGATGGGGATATAATAGAGATAAACATCCCCAAGAGGAGGTTAAATGTTAAACTTTCAGATGATGAGATAAAAGATAGGCTTGCCAAGGTGGAAAAACCGACCCGTAAGGTTAAAGGGTGGCTTAGAAGATACCGAAAGCTTGCAACATCAGCTGATAAAGGGGCAATACTAAGAGGATAA